Proteins encoded in a region of the Vicia villosa cultivar HV-30 ecotype Madison, WI linkage group LG5, Vvil1.0, whole genome shotgun sequence genome:
- the LOC131607053 gene encoding serine/threonine-protein kinase BSK5-like: MGVRCSKHSLCCWSSKTKSNHQKLSDNDDDGSKKVKDPSVGFTEFSLDQLRVATDGFSSDNIVSEHGEKAPNVVYRGCLEEDRLVAVKRFNKSAWPDSRQFLEEARAVGELRSERLANLVGCCCDGDERLLVAEFMPNETLSKHLFHWEAQPMKWAMRLRVALYLAQALEYCNSRGRALYHDLNAYRILFDQEGNPKLSCFGLMKNSRDGRSYSTNLAFTPPEYLRTGRITPESVIYSFGTLLLDLLSGKHIPPSHALDLIRGKNFQMLMDSGLEGHFSNDDGTEIVRLSSRCLQYEPRERPNAKSLVTALTPLQKETSVLSYVLLGLPDRSLSSKETVSLTPFGEACSRRDLTAIHEILEKVGYKDDEHVANELSFQMWTNQIQDTLNFKKRGDSAFIAKDFSTAIDYYTQFIDGGTMVSPTVYARRCLCYMMNDMAQEALGDAMQAQSISPTWPTAFYLQAVALSSLGMDNDAQESLKDGTTLETRNHRN; the protein is encoded by the exons ATGGGAGTTCGTTGCTCTAAACACTCTCTATGCTGCTGGTCTtcaaaaaccaaatcaaatcatcAAAAGCTCTCTGATAATG ATGATGATGGGAGCAAGAAGGTGAAGGATCCTTCGGTTGGTTTCACTGAGTTTAGTTTGGATCAACTTAGAGTGGCTACTGATGGATTTTCATCAGACAACATTGTTTCTGAACATGGTGAGAAAGCTCCTAATGTTGTTTATAGAGGTTGTCTTGAAGAGGATAGGTTGGTTGCTGTGAAGCGGTTCAACAAATCTGCTTGGCCTGATTCTCGACAATTCCTA GAGGAAGCACGAGCTGTTGGGGAGTTGAGGAGTGAAAGATTAGCTAACTTGGTTGGATGTTGCTGTGATGGAGATGAGAGATTGCTTGTTGCTGAGTTTATGCCGAATGAAACTCTCTCTAAACATCTTTTTCATT GGGAGGCTCAACCGATGAAATGGGCAATGAGGTTGAGAGTGGCTTTGTATTTAGCACAAGCCTTGGAATACTGCAATAGCAGAGGAAGGGCACTGTACCATGATCTTAATGCTTATAGAATTTTGTTTGATCAG GAAGGTAACCCTAAACTCTCTTGTTTTGGACTCATGAAAAACAGTAGAGATGGCAGAAGCTATAGTACAAATTTAGCCTTCACTCCTCCAGAGTACTTGAGAACAG GAAGAATCACCCCTGAGAGTGTGATCTACAGTTTTGGCACCTTATTGCTCGATCTTTTAAGTGGAAAGCATATCCCACCGAGTCAT GCGCTTGACCTTATACGAGGCAAAAATTTTCAAATGCTGATGGACTCAGGTTTGGAAGGTCATTTTTCAAATGATGATGGAACTGAGATAGTGAGATTATCTTCGCGTTGTTTACAATATGAACCTCGCGAGAGACCAAATGCCAAGTCGCTTGTTACTGCTCTGACCCCCCTTCAGAAAGAAACTTCT GTTCTGTCATATGTTTTACTCGGCCTACCGGATAGGAGTCTATCATCAAAAGAAACAGTTTCATTAACGCCTTTTGGCGAAGCTTGTTCAAGAAGAGATCTTACTGCAATACATGAAATTTTGGAAAAGGTCGGGTACAAGGACGATGAACATGTTGCGAACGAG CTGTCCTTTCAAATGTGGACAAATCAAATACAAGATACACTAAACTTCAAGAAGCGCGGCGATTCCGCATTTATCGCAAAAGACTTCTCGACAGCCATTGACTACTATACACAA TTCATCGACGGCGGAACAATGGTATCACCGACCGTGTACGCAAGGCGCTGCCTATGCTACATGATGAACGACATGGCACAAGAAGCACTTGGGGACGCAATGCAAGCTCAATCGATATCTCCGACTTGGCCTACTGCATTCTATCTTCAAGCAGTTGCACTGTCTAGCCTTGGTATGGACAATGATGCACAAGAAAGTCTCAAAGATGGCACAACACTGGAAACTAGAAACCATAGAAATTGA